A region from the uncultured Stenotrophomonas sp. genome encodes:
- the ydiI gene encoding putative esterase (Evidence 3 : Function proposed based on presence of conserved amino acid motif, structural feature or limited homology; PubMedId : 15808744; Product type pe : putative enzyme), which produces MAFRAPVSLEELNRLSQGTLIDHLGIVFTAAGDDWLQATMPVDQRTRQPYGLLHGGASVVLAETLGSSAGNLCVDTATQVCVGLEINANHLRATRTGTVTGTARAVHVGRTTQVWDIRIENEAGKPVCVSRLTLAVVPA; this is translated from the coding sequence ATGGCCTTCCGCGCCCCGGTCTCCCTCGAAGAACTCAACCGCCTCAGCCAAGGCACCTTGATCGACCACCTCGGCATCGTCTTCACCGCTGCCGGCGACGACTGGCTGCAGGCCACCATGCCGGTGGACCAGCGCACCCGCCAGCCCTACGGCCTGCTGCACGGCGGCGCCTCGGTGGTGCTGGCCGAAACCCTCGGCAGCAGTGCCGGCAACCTGTGCGTGGACACCGCCACGCAGGTCTGCGTGGGGCTGGAGATCAACGCCAACCACCTGCGCGCGACCCGTACCGGCACCGTCACCGGCACCGCCCGCGCCGTGCACGTCGGCCGCACCACCCAGGTGTGGGACATCCGCATCGAGAACGAGGCCGGCAAACCGGTCTGCGTCTCGCGATTGACGCTGGCGGTGGTACCGGCCTGA
- a CDS encoding conserved hypothetical protein (Evidence 4 : Homologs of previously reported genes of unknown function): MGDVAALWTIGHSTRGWEEFLALLATRHIEAIADVRRFPGSRRYPWFAGETMAANLPAAGIDYLWLPQLGGRRRTALMCAEAVWWRCHRRLIADVLSERGIPVLHILDAGHVQPHALTGNARVVDGWLVYPPEQQDLFAAT, encoded by the coding sequence ATGGGCGATGTCGCCGCCCTCTGGACCATCGGCCATTCCACCCGCGGCTGGGAGGAATTCCTCGCCCTGCTGGCGACGCGGCACATCGAGGCGATCGCCGATGTGCGCCGCTTCCCCGGCTCGCGCCGCTACCCGTGGTTCGCCGGCGAAACGATGGCCGCGAACCTGCCCGCGGCCGGCATCGACTACCTGTGGTTGCCGCAACTGGGCGGCCGCCGCCGCACCGCGCTGATGTGCGCCGAAGCGGTGTGGTGGCGCTGCCATCGCCGCCTGATCGCCGACGTGCTCAGCGAACGCGGCATCCCGGTCCTGCACATCCTCGACGCGGGCCACGTGCAGCCGCATGCGCTGACCGGAAACGCGCGGGTGGTCGATGGCTGGCTGGTCTACCCGCCCGAACAGCAGGATCTGTTTGCTGCAACGTGA
- a CDS encoding Phospholipid/glycerol acyltransferase translates to MTSPRPARQGRVARAFRYLYRVPLLLVHILVFLPLILLLMAPPFGRLGAPADPLEHKVVRWWSGGLMWIFGFRLQRRGQPLPGAVLFVANHVGWVDISMIHSQKMVGFVAKREIASWPLVGWVASRGHTIYHQRGNTESLDGVMGEMAKRLREGRPVAVFPEGRTRGGHEVGPFHARIFQAAVETGVPVQPVALRYGVHGDAQTMVAFAPGESFAGNFLRLLGEPARRAEVHFLAPIGSHDGEGRRHIAETARTRIVAAMAGT, encoded by the coding sequence ATGACTTCCCCCCGTCCCGCCCGCCAGGGCCGCGTGGCGCGTGCCTTCCGCTACCTGTACCGCGTGCCGCTGCTGCTGGTCCACATCCTCGTGTTCCTGCCGCTGATCCTGCTGCTGATGGCGCCGCCGTTCGGCCGCCTCGGCGCGCCTGCCGACCCGCTGGAACACAAGGTCGTGCGCTGGTGGTCGGGCGGGCTGATGTGGATCTTCGGCTTCCGCCTGCAGCGCCGCGGCCAGCCGCTGCCGGGGGCGGTGCTGTTCGTTGCCAACCACGTCGGCTGGGTCGACATCAGCATGATCCACAGCCAGAAGATGGTCGGCTTCGTCGCCAAGCGCGAGATCGCCAGCTGGCCGCTGGTCGGCTGGGTGGCCAGCCGCGGCCACACCATCTACCACCAGCGCGGCAACACCGAGTCGCTGGACGGGGTGATGGGGGAAATGGCCAAGCGCCTGCGTGAAGGCCGGCCGGTGGCGGTGTTCCCGGAAGGCCGCACCCGCGGCGGCCACGAGGTCGGCCCGTTCCATGCGCGCATCTTCCAGGCCGCGGTGGAAACCGGGGTGCCGGTGCAGCCGGTGGCGCTGCGCTACGGCGTGCATGGCGACGCGCAGACGATGGTGGCGTTCGCGCCGGGCGAGAGCTTTGCCGGCAACTTCCTGCGCCTGCTCGGCGAACCGGCGCGCCGCGCCGAGGTGCACTTTCTCGCCCCCATCGGCAGCCACGACGGCGAAGGCCGCCGCCACATCGCCGAAACCGCGCGCACGCGCATCGTGGCGGCAATGGCGGGTACGTGA
- a CDS encoding conserved hypothetical protein (Evidence 4 : Homologs of previously reported genes of unknown function) — protein sequence MPHAFKVGDHVRWNSEAGHVSGHITKVHTRDTGYKGHMRRCSADDPQYEIRSDRTEHIALHHGAVLEKID from the coding sequence ATGCCCCACGCCTTCAAGGTCGGCGACCACGTCCGCTGGAATTCCGAGGCCGGCCACGTCAGCGGCCACATCACCAAGGTCCACACCCGCGACACCGGGTACAAGGGCCACATGCGCCGCTGCAGCGCGGACGACCCGCAATACGAGATCCGCAGCGACCGCACCGAGCACATCGCCCTGCACCACGGCGCGGTGCTGGAGAAGATCGACTGA